The proteins below come from a single Deinococcus radiopugnans ATCC 19172 genomic window:
- a CDS encoding GNAT family N-acetyltransferase: MPDDFLERMTNEDMRGRRETSWRRTISQGLETVLVAEQDETVVAFASAGPARDHPGYGAELMTLYALKSVQGQGLGRALFGEMLRALSAAGFENLALWVLEANPTRQWYLRQGGREAGEKLDGELREVRVVWDELPG; the protein is encoded by the coding sequence ATGCCGGATGACTTTCTGGAGCGCATGACGAACGAGGACATGCGGGGACGGCGCGAGACGAGTTGGAGGCGCACCATTTCGCAGGGGCTGGAAACCGTGCTGGTGGCCGAGCAGGATGAAACGGTGGTGGCCTTCGCCTCGGCTGGCCCGGCCCGCGATCATCCTGGCTACGGCGCCGAACTGATGACGCTGTACGCGCTGAAATCGGTGCAAGGTCAGGGGCTGGGGCGGGCGCTGTTCGGGGAAATGCTGCGAGCGCTCAGCGCGGCGGGGTTCGAGAATCTGGCCCTGTGGGTGCTGGAGGCCAACCCCACCCGGCAGTGGTATCTGCGCCAGGGCGGACGCGAGGCGGGCGAGAAGCTGGACGGGGAACTGCGCGAGGTGCGGGTGGTCTGGGACGAGCTACCCGGCTAA
- a CDS encoding acyl-CoA thioesterase, which produces MTRPTPQPRAAYPYHHPIQTRWADNDVYGHVNNVTYYAYFDTAVNAYLAAQGALDIERGEVIGLVVDTGCAFFAPVAFPETLSVGVRVARAGRSSVRYELAVFQDGAVGAAAQGHFVHVYVDRASRRPVDLPAPLRAALELLQTRPGRGPV; this is translated from the coding sequence ATGACCCGTCCCACGCCCCAGCCCCGCGCCGCCTACCCCTACCACCACCCGATCCAGACCCGCTGGGCCGACAATGACGTGTACGGGCACGTCAACAACGTGACCTACTACGCCTACTTCGACACGGCCGTCAACGCCTATCTGGCCGCCCAGGGCGCGCTGGACATCGAAAGGGGAGAGGTGATCGGGCTGGTGGTGGACACCGGCTGCGCCTTCTTCGCGCCCGTCGCCTTTCCCGAGACCCTGAGCGTGGGCGTGCGGGTGGCCAGGGCGGGCCGCAGCAGCGTGCGCTACGAGCTGGCGGTGTTTCAGGACGGGGCGGTGGGGGCCGCCGCCCAGGGCCATTTCGTGCATGTGTACGTGGACCGCGCCTCGCGGCGGCCCGTGGACCTGCCCGCCCCGCTGCGGGCCGCGCTGGAGCTGTTGCAGACCCGCCCAGGCCGCGGCCCGGTGTGA
- a CDS encoding DUF2089 domain-containing protein, with protein MRPLPLPFPDETEAPHVTELRFAGSGVTVRGAFELNEFATLTPDNLEFLRLYIRVRGNLKEVERVLGVSYPTVRARFDTLLRAIGYEPELADPQAEILSSLERGEITPDEAARKLRR; from the coding sequence ATGCGCCCCCTGCCCCTGCCCTTTCCCGACGAAACCGAAGCGCCGCACGTCACCGAACTGCGGTTCGCGGGCAGCGGCGTGACCGTGCGCGGGGCTTTCGAGCTGAACGAGTTCGCCACCCTGACCCCCGACAACCTGGAATTTCTGCGCCTGTATATCCGCGTGCGCGGCAACCTGAAGGAGGTGGAGCGCGTGCTGGGCGTCAGCTACCCCACTGTGCGCGCCCGTTTCGACACCCTGCTGCGCGCCATCGGTTACGAGCCCGAGCTGGCCGATCCCCAGGCCGAGATCCTGAGCAGCCTGGAGCGCGGCGAGATCACCCCGGACGAGGCCGCAAGGAAGCTGCGGCGTTAG
- a CDS encoding D-alanyl-D-alanine carboxypeptidase/D-alanyl-D-alanine-endopeptidase, which produces MRRSLPLLCLLLCVGGAPSPAAQVPAAQQADLTLQREPGLGAGVQRVLRGLPSGVRAGVLVQDLQTGQVLQARLPDTPFIPASANKLVMGAAVLNERGGADGWWSSELTVPAAQVGRARVKAVTLRGSGDPTLSVSGGPYSLRALAKQAYARGLRMVGEVRLDDARLDPDTWKDAPIGVPMTALRLAEWHDAPPLSQATARQRLGSALIAELRRAGISVTSGQVGPAAPLKPYLAPARTDERGRPLPPDPVVPVNRRPEQAVASVRSAPVAKFLAATLRPSDNLWAEELLATLARRPAGNGTLAGGLARERAFLGRIGVDLSGVVLADGSGLSREDRLTPRALVALLRVMYDLPYGLSGTPVEGSGFPDRVYRQRQNAFVEALPQGGTGENVPAHDGRGGTLARRFLGAGLDVRAKTGTLPGVSSLAGYVTAKSGHTLAFALMMNGPDDTPILTLRALLDETVAVLAAEN; this is translated from the coding sequence ATGCGCCGATCCCTGCCCCTGCTGTGCCTGCTGCTGTGCGTCGGCGGCGCACCCTCTCCGGCAGCACAGGTTCCAGCAGCGCAGCAGGCAGACCTGACCCTGCAGCGCGAACCCGGCCTGGGCGCGGGCGTGCAGAGGGTGCTGCGCGGCCTGCCCTCCGGCGTGCGTGCGGGCGTGCTGGTGCAGGATCTACAGACGGGGCAGGTGCTCCAGGCGCGGCTGCCCGACACCCCGTTCATTCCCGCCAGCGCCAACAAATTGGTGATGGGAGCGGCCGTGCTGAACGAGCGTGGCGGCGCGGACGGCTGGTGGAGCAGCGAACTGACCGTGCCCGCCGCGCAGGTGGGGCGGGCACGGGTCAAGGCCGTGACCCTGCGCGGCAGCGGCGATCCCACCCTGAGCGTGTCGGGCGGCCCGTACAGCCTGCGTGCCCTGGCAAAACAGGCGTACGCGCGTGGCCTGCGCATGGTGGGTGAGGTCCGGCTGGACGACGCCCGGCTGGACCCGGACACCTGGAAAGACGCGCCCATCGGGGTGCCCATGACCGCCCTGCGCCTCGCCGAGTGGCATGACGCGCCGCCGCTGAGCCAGGCAACCGCACGGCAGCGGCTGGGTTCGGCCCTGATCGCGGAATTGCGACGCGCCGGCATCAGCGTGACCTCCGGGCAGGTGGGACCGGCCGCCCCCCTCAAGCCCTACCTCGCGCCCGCCCGCACCGATGAGCGGGGCCGGCCGCTGCCCCCCGATCCGGTGGTGCCCGTGAATCGCCGACCCGAGCAGGCGGTGGCCAGCGTACGGAGTGCCCCGGTGGCAAAATTCCTGGCCGCCACCCTGCGGCCCAGCGACAACCTGTGGGCCGAGGAACTCCTCGCCACGCTGGCCCGGCGCCCCGCCGGAAACGGCACGCTGGCCGGCGGGCTGGCCCGAGAACGGGCCTTTCTGGGCCGCATCGGCGTGGACCTTAGCGGCGTGGTGCTGGCCGACGGCAGCGGCCTGAGCCGCGAGGACCGCCTGACCCCCCGCGCCCTGGTAGCGTTGCTGCGGGTCATGTATGACCTGCCATACGGACTGTCCGGCACCCCTGTCGAGGGGTCAGGCTTCCCGGACCGGGTTTACCGCCAGCGCCAGAACGCCTTTGTCGAGGCGCTGCCCCAGGGGGGCACCGGAGAAAATGTTCCGGCCCACGATGGGCGCGGCGGCACGCTGGCCCGGCGTTTCCTGGGCGCGGGGCTGGACGTGCGCGCCAAGACCGGCACGCTACCCGGCGTCAGCAGCCTGGCCGGGTACGTCACCGCGAAAAGCGGGCACACCCTGGCCTTCGCTTTAATGATGAACGGTCCCGACGACACCCCGATCCTGACCCTGCGCGCCCTGCTGGACGAGACGGTGGCCGTGCTGGCGGCGGAGAACTGA